ATGAAAATCTTACCGTATGTTATTCCTTCCTTTCCGGAAATAAGGCAGATTATTCCGGTATGGCAAAATGTTACCGGGATCAGCTCATCAAAGAGGGTACCTTAAAGGAGACAAACGAAACCGGAGATATTCCATTGTACTTAGATGTTCTTGGCGGTGTGGAGATGAAAAAACATGTGATGGGTGTTCCTTACACAGGAATCTCTGCGATGACCACTTACGAGGAAGCGGAAAAGATCTTAGAGGAGTTTTACGGCGAGGATATCACAAAGATCCGTATGAATTACGAAGGCTGGTTCAACGGCGGCATCTATCATGATGTGGCAGATAAGATCAAACTGGTTAAGAAAGTCGGAAGTAAAAAAGAACTTGAACATTTAAGTGATGTTTTAGAGGAAAACGGTGGAGCTTTATATGGAAATGTTTCATTCCAGAAAGTACCTTATACTTCGAAACGTTTTAATGATGTGCTTGAGGCATCCAAATATTATTCCGGTTATGTGGTAGAACTCGGAGCCGTAAACCCGGCGACAATGCGTCAGACAAGTACCTTAGAATGGTATGATGAGCTTGCATATTATATGATCTCACCGAAGTTTTTAAACCGTTATGTAGATCAATTTACAGGTAAGATCACAAATTACGATATCAGCGGTATCTGTTTAAGGGATCTTTCCAATGTTCTTGCCTCTGACAAAAAGAGAACAGAACTGATCGACAGACAGGCAGCGAAACAGATTGTGGAAGCACAATATGGAAAACTTGCGGCGACAGAAAAGACACTGATGGAAGAGGGCGGCAACGCATACACATTTGGTTATGTGTCCGACATCATTGACGCGCCGGTAGAATACAGCCAGTTTTATATCATTGATGAGCAGATCCCATTTTACCAGATGGTCATTCATGGAAGTATTGATTACTCCGGGGAGGCACTGAACCTTAGGGATGCAGATATTGATGATGCGCTTCTTCTTACTTATATCGAGTATGGATGTGCACCGAGATTTACATTTTCCTGGGAAGATTCCAGCATTATGAAATATACTTCCTCGGCAGACCAGTATTCCACCTGTTATCAGACCTGGATGGAAGATGCCATAAATGCATACCAGACGATCAATGGGGCATTAAAACAGGTGCAGGGAGCAGCAATGGTTCATCACGAAGTGACAGATGGCGGTCTTGTTAAGACAGAATATGACAACGGCGTTTCTATTTACATTAATAAAACAGATAAGAGTATCACAGAGGGCGGTGTGGCTGTAGATGCAATGAGTTATCAGGTAAAGGGAGGTAAGGCATAATGAAGAAAAAGAAAAAGTTATCGTTATTGCAGAAACGTGC
The Roseburia rectibacter DNA segment above includes these coding regions:
- a CDS encoding DUF5696 domain-containing protein, whose product is MKRKIKWKVVVAAGAAVIAVGVIANVVFRYFRYDAYKQYLSSYEVESGSEFQAAKDDKTCVPGMVLVAENDTLKLYTNTETTEIAVYEKESGNITYSNPVGRDSDAIASGVNAAELSATLTLTYYNAARNSATMNNYDMSIEKGQFTAESIENGIRYTYTLADLDSATGIVPLQITEERLQTLVLDKLDKKDARTVKAKFRLKDGVYKLNEKAQSSKVGMGKLNKLFEQAGYTADDYAVDMAETDEKENISFTIPLEYRLTDNGLSVSVPTKEIEEKGGAVISRIRVLPFFGAAGTDADGYMFVPDGSGALINLNNGCKNAAYSQNIYGIDPVVQSYVVTEYTEDARIPVFGMKNGDSAFLGRITGGDALAIVNADVSGKLNSYNYVYPEFCVREIELLNMFGVSGNQADVPVLENNIYDENLTVCYSFLSGNKADYSGMAKCYRDQLIKEGTLKETNETGDIPLYLDVLGGVEMKKHVMGVPYTGISAMTTYEEAEKILEEFYGEDITKIRMNYEGWFNGGIYHDVADKIKLVKKVGSKKELEHLSDVLEENGGALYGNVSFQKVPYTSKRFNDVLEASKYYSGYVVELGAVNPATMRQTSTLEWYDELAYYMISPKFLNRYVDQFTGKITNYDISGICLRDLSNVLASDKKRTELIDRQAAKQIVEAQYGKLAATEKTLMEEGGNAYTFGYVSDIIDAPVEYSQFYIIDEQIPFYQMVIHGSIDYSGEALNLRDADIDDALLLTYIEYGCAPRFTFSWEDSSIMKYTSSADQYSTCYQTWMEDAINAYQTINGALKQVQGAAMVHHEVTDGGLVKTEYDNGVSIYINKTDKSITEGGVAVDAMSYQVKGGKA